The following coding sequences lie in one Populus trichocarpa isolate Nisqually-1 chromosome 14, P.trichocarpa_v4.1, whole genome shotgun sequence genomic window:
- the LOC18105167 gene encoding probable plastid-lipid-associated protein 11, chloroplastic — protein MATCHCLLLPVPFKPTIIPPKPISKITCSSITTQSQSAKQHLLTLISDQHRGLKTQNDPIKRSSIIQAIDAMADLGKDTVTTDDSLSATWRLLWTTEKEQLFIIEKAPLFGTQAGDVLQVIDVEKRTLNNVITFPPDGVFFVRSSIEVSSSQRVNFRFTSAVLRGKNWEIPLPPFGQGWFESLYIDEEIRVVKDIRGDYLVVDKAPYAWKE, from the exons ATGGCCACATGTCATTGCCTCCTTCTCCCAGTTCCCTTCAAACCTACCATTATCCCTCCTAAACCCATCTCCAAAATCACCTGCTCGTCAATCACAACCCAGTCACAATCAGCCAAGCAACACCTCCTTACTCTAATCTCCGATCAACACCGTGGCCTCAAAACCCAAAATGATCCCATTAAAAGATCCTCAATTATCCAAGCCATTGATGCAATGGCTGATCTAGGAAAAGATACAGTCACCACTGATGACTCACTTTCTGCCACTTGGCGGTTGCTTTGGACCACAGAGAAAGAGCAGCTTTTTATCATAGAGAAAGCTCCATTGTTTGGTACTCAAGCTGGTGATGTTTTGCAGGTTATAGATGTTGAAAAAAGGACTCTTAATAATGTTATCACTTTTCCACCTGATGGGGTTTTCTTTGTACGCTCAAGTATTGAAGTTTCTTCCTCTCAAAGAGTGAATTTTAG atttacaAGTGCGGTTTTAAGAGGGAAGAATTGGGAGATACCGTTGCCGCCTTTCGGCCAGGGATG GTTTGAATCGTTGTACATTGATGAGGAGATTAGAGTAGTGAAGGATATCAGGGGAGATTATTTAGTTGTTGACAAAGCTCCTTATGCTTGGAAAGaatga